A window of Maioricimonas rarisocia genomic DNA:
CCCTCGCCGGCTGTGGGGTCGACGCCGCTACCCCGTTGCCGATACAGCGACGCATCGACGACGCTTGCCATTGTTCGTGTGTCGAGGTCCCGCGAAAGAAATCGGCAAACGCTGGACGCAACTTCGAGTGGCTTCTCGATGGCATCGGCATACGTGACATTCAGGACATCGATCCCGTGAAGGGCCATCACCTGACGGGCCTGTCTGGTTTGACGCTGAAGCGCACGCTTTACGACATCGTCGTTCGGTGTGATCGCGGCGTCCTTGTTCCTGTCTATCATTGCTCCCTGGGAAGCGATGATTTCGGCGAGATTCCGCTGCATCATGATCACGCGGTAGTGGAAGCCCTGGGGAAGCCAGGGCGTCAGCGGAGTGACCACCTTCAGGACGCGTCCTCGAGCATCACTGACCCAGGCAGCATCCTCACGCAGCCGTTTCACCGAATCGAGTTCATAGTAGCCACGAGGATTGTCCTCGTCCGACGATCGGACCGAGTCTGTGAATATCGGGAGTCCCGCGGCATGCAGCATCTGCATCATCATTGAGGTACCCGACCGGGGAAGTCCCGAAACGACGATGATTTCCTCATCAGATTCTGCACTCTCTGGTTGACTGGATTTGACCGGAGCGTGCAGCAGTCGTGGAATCGGCTCGGCATTATCTGCTGTTGCAGGATCGAGTTCCGGCACAGGCGGAAAACTGCTGAGAACATCATCCTCCGAGAACTCGGGAACGTCGATGGGAACCGTTCCGGCGCGAGATTCCTTCTGTTCCTTGCGGAGAGATCTGGCACGTTCGCGATGAAACTTCGCGGACGTGGAGTCCCCCAACCGCCTCTCGTAGATTCGAGCCAGCGCCAGATGCGCTTCGGAGAAATTGGGATTCTGCGTCGCAGCAATCCTCAATGCATTCACGGATTCGTCTGTACGCCCGATTCGAGCGAGCGACACGCCGAGGACGTAATGCGCGAACGGATAGTGGTACATCATGCCGACCGTTCGCAGTGCCGCGGCGGCAGCCTTGCGATACCGACGTCGGCCGAGATACGAGCGGGCCAGACCGAGCCACACATGGGCATTGACCGGGTCCAGGCTGGCGGCCTTCTCAAAGCTTCGCTGGGCATCGCTCCAACGCTTCAGCTTCAGGTACGCTTCGCCGATCTGAATATGCAACCCGGGGCGATCGACTTCAGAGCGTTCCGCCTGCAGCAGGCATTCAAGCGCCTTGTTCGCGTCTCCTTTTGCCAGATGGACATACCCTTTAAGGAAATCGAGCGCAAACGAGTCGATGCGTGCGAGCCCTCGCAGGTCCTGGATCTGTGCCCATTCTTTCTGCGTAAGAAGTGGCTGTCGCGACCGCTGACTGTCGCCGCCGCCCGTCGTTGGTTCGTTCTCTTCCGCTTCATTCGTGGCGGCTTTTCGTCGCTGCTGACGCCGCGTACGGGCAACTCCGATAAACTCCTTCAATCGCTGACGGGCCAGTTCAGCATCCCGGTGCCGGCGGGAGTGCAAGTCGTTGACAACCTGTTCCAGTTCGTCGATTCTCTCGAGCGATCGAAAGCACATGGCGAGCTGGAGTCCGAACCGGTACTCGAGCGGGTACTTGCTATACAGGCTCTGTAACAGGGGGACCGCATCCCCGTGACGGCCTGCATCCATGTACGCTCGTGCGAGATTGTAGTCGAGTTCACGTTCCGTCCGCTCCAGTGCCTGTTCGCGATCGGGTCCGGGTGGATCGATGTAGCCCAGCGCAACGAGCTGTTCGAGAGCTTCCTGCGACTCCTGGGCGTTGAGTCGGCGATCCGGCGGATGGGAACCATCGTGCCCTTCGACGTCGTCCCAACTCGGTATGGAGTCGACATCTGGAGTCCGCTCGAAGGCGTCCAGGAGCGGGCGACCGTCCATGTCCTGACCGACTGGGAGTCCCATGAGCGTCAGGACAGTCGGGCAGATATCGAGCAGCGTAGCGCCGTGCAGTGTGTGATCCTGTTTGATGCCCGGCCCTCGCATCACAAGAATCCCGTAGTCACGATGCTCCATGGCCGGGCCTGCCGGTTCGGCAGGGAGAGCCGCCGGTCGAAGATGGTCCGGATGGAAACCGTGATCCGACATGAGGATGACAGTCGTATCTTCACCAGCAAGCGCGAGCAGCCTTCGAAGCATCATGTCGTGATAGAGGTAGCCCGCTGTCACGACATCCTTGTACAGCTCGAAGTCCCGTTCGTCGATGTGCTTCTGCCTGGGAGGGTGAAACTTCATGCACAGGTGGCTGAAGTGATCGAGCGCATCGTAGTAGATGGCTGCGAAGTCCCAGTCCTGTGTCTCGAGAAGGTGCGTCGCACAGCCGTGGATGCTGGTGCACTCGCTGAGGATCTTCGCAACACCGACAAACCGGCGTTCCTTCTCCTGGTCGATCTCGCCCAGTCGCGGAATGAAAGGAAGAAGGTCGGACGCTTCGATCTCGTCGGGATGGAACCGCAGCTCTGCAAGTTCACTGGCCATTTGCGGCGGGTGGACGGTGCCGTTTGGAAGCGGCCACCCATCGGCCAGCGGGCCAACGGCGCGGTGATAGTTGTTTGAAACCATCACACCATCAATTGGTTCAGCCGGATGACTCGGCCACCAGCCAACAACCAGGGATCTGCGTCGTTGCTGCGTCAGAATATTCCACAGCGCCTTGGTCGTTCGCGAAAGGTTGGTAATCGGTTGAATGCCGGATCGGTCCGGCGTGGCTTCGCTGAAACCGTAGATGCCGTGCTTGAATGGCCGCTTGCCGGTACCGATCGACGTCCACAGCATGGGCGAAAGAACGGGGTGCAGCGTTGCCAGGTTGGCCATCGATCCCTGCTCAACCAGCGACTGCACGCCCGGCATCTTCCCGGCATCCAACAGCGGGTGGATCACTTTCCAGTCCGCGGCATCCCAACCGATCAGGAGCACTTTTCTTCGATCCGCAGCCATCTTCTAACCCGGTTTTCGGTAAGGATGTATCGGGTGTCAGTCTCAGTGCCCACTGCGTTTCCAGCATAAGCGCCGGATGCACGTAAGTCGCGGAAAACCTCTGCAAATCGGCCCTTCCGACCTGGCCTGATGGAGTAGCCGCGGTGATCAATGGACCATGCGTCAGCCACCCGCCCGGGCTGCGGCTCGTCGGTGCTTCTCGCTTGCTTCCCCTTCACCTCGCGGACGCAGTGCTGGGCCGAGTCGTGGCGGGCGATCGTCATCAACTCCTTCGGTTGCGTGCCCAGCTATCGGCCGACCTGCAGCGGTCGCATTCTCAAGACCATCAGCGGCCGCACGCACCTGGTCTGCCGGGCCGAGCACACGGTCGATCTGCACTGCGAACTGATCCTCTCGACGGACGTTCGTCATGGCAGCGGCAGCGACACGGCCACGATCGTCGAAAGGATCGCGACGTCCATGTCCTTCTCTGGCGGAGGCTCGAGACATTCCGGCGAGCGAACCGTGGGCCCGGCAGTGGTTGTCGTGATCGGTGAACTGAGAGAGCCGATCGTCGGGATGTCGCCGCCCGAAGATCAGAAAGTCCCGTGGGCACTCGTGCTTGATCGCCTGCACGATGCGTACGCATGGGCCGATGCCCCGCCAGAAACATCCACCGCAGTGAACCCACCGAGACGTTCGGCTCCCACTGAGCCCCGGCCGGTTCCGCGCGCATCAATGTCCGGCTCGAACGTCGCTCGCGCCACACCACTTTCTTCCGCGGCTCGAACGCTTCGAGCACGGCCGGTTCGTCGGGGCTGCGAGCATTCCGTTCTCGGAGTACAAACGGAAGCAGGGGGGCCGCGTGGGACACGACTGGCGGGTCCCCAACGTCCGCGGCAAGCGGGCGGTGCGGCACGTGCTGTACAACACGAACTACTGGAAGTCCTTCGTGCAGGCCCGGCTGGCGGTGGCAATCGGAGACCGCGGCTGCCTGTCGCTGTTCGGCCAGCGTGCGGAGAGACACCGGCTGTTCGCGGAGCATCTGACGGCCGAGTACCGCGTGCGGACGGAAGGCCGCGGCCGGAAGGTCGACGAGTGGAAGTCCCGCCCGAGCAGCCGGACAACCACTGGCTGGACTGCCTGGTCGGCTGCGCGGTGGCCGCGTCGATTCAGGAATGCGTGTTGTTTGGACTCGATACGCCACAAGGTCCGGCACAACCTCGTGATCGGTTCTCCGCGTTGCAAAAGGAGCAAACGGGGATGAGCAACCAGAAGCCCGTTCCCGAACCAGAAGGCCTCGTCTGCCCGAACTGCGGTTGCCGGCATTTCTGTGTGATCTACACGCGGCCGCGAGCGGAGATAATCGTGCGGCGGAAGGAGTGTCGGCACTGCGGTCGGCGGGTGACGACGACGGAGAAGGTGCTCGGACGCAGCTAGCAGCCCGTTGATTTTCTCCTTCAGCCGCACCCGGTAGAATCCCGAGCCGTCGCACCGTTCTTCTTCACGGAGCAGCAGCATGGGCATGGGACGCCGCCCCGGCGAGCGGCAGCAGGAACTCTGGATCGCCACCAGCTGCGTGGCGGCTCCCGGACACATCTTCTACGACAAGCTCAACCGGCTGCTTGACGAGGCCGGCTTCGATGCCTTCGTCGAAGAACTCTGCGAGCCGTTCTACAAACAGGCCGGCCGTCGATCGATCCCGCCGGGCCGCTACTTCCGTATGCTGCTGATTGGTTACTTCGAAGGTATCGACTCGCAACGCGGCATCGCCTGGCGGTGCAGCGACAGCCTTTCGCTGCGAAAGTTCCTGTTCCTCGCGGCGGGCGAGGATGTGCCCGACCACTCGTCGCTCACACGTGTTCGTCATCGGTTGCCGCTCGCAGTGCACGAGAAGGTGTTCGAGTTCGTTCTTGAAGTCGCCCGCAAGAAGAAGCTGCTCAAGGACGGCAGCCTGTGCGTCGGCGTTAATGCGACTACGCTCGAAGCGAACGCCGCGATGAAGACGATCGTGCGGCGGGACACCGGCGAAAGCTGGCCGGAGTACGTGCGACGCCTGATGATCGAAGAGGGCGTCATCGACGAAGACGACGATCCGACCGACGAAGAGCTCCGTCGGTTCGACAAGGACCGCTCGAAAGGCGGCAAAAAGAAGGTCTCGAACGAGGAATGAGTCTCGCCGACCGACCCCGACAGCCGCATCCTCAAGATGAAGGACGGCCGCACGCACCTCGCTTACAAGGCCGAGCACACCGTCGACTTGGGCAGCGAGCAGATTCTCTCAGCGGACGTTCATCATGGCACCGACAGCGACACGGCAACGATCATCGATAGCATCGCGACGGCTCAGCGCCACGTGGCTGCAGCGGGAGGTGAAGCGGCCATCAACGAAGTCGCAGCCGACAAGGGATACCACTCGAACACGGTGCTGGTGGACTGCCAGGAAGCGGGCGTGCGAACGTGCATTCCGGAGCGCGAGACCGGTCAACGAAAGTGGAACGACAAGCCGCTGGAGGTGGAGCAGGCCTTCCGGGACAACCGCCTGCGCGTGAAGCGAAGGAAGGGCCGACGGCTGCAGCGTCTTCGCAGCGAGCTGGTCGAGTGGACGTTCGCTCACGTCTGCGAGACAGGCGGGGCGAGACGCACGTGGTTACGCGGGCTTGAGAACGTCCGCAAGCGCTACACGATTCAGGCGGCCGGACGTAACCTGGGGCTGGTGATGCGCCGACTGTTCGGAATCGGGACGCCGCGAAGCCTGCAGGGGGCGGTCGTGGCGTTGTGCGCGCTGATTTTGGGGCTGTGGGGTCTTCTGAGACGTCTGGAGACGCTCAGAGCGGCCTTTGGGTGGCAGATGGCGAACAACGCGCGATTCGTCGCGACTTACTTCGGGACGACCCTGAGACTCGCTGCCGTGTGACTCGGGCGGTGAGAGTGAGGATGTTCAACGGGCTGCTAGAGAAGAGAAGAGTATAGAGAAGAGTATAGAGAAGAGTATAAGGCTTCAATGGGGCCGCTCCAAAGCAGAGCGGAAGACGGGAGATTGCGGCACACCATCGCGGACGTCAATTGGTGGCTTCAATGGGGCCGCTCCAAAGCAGAGCGGAAGACCTTCACCTGGCAGGGATCGTACGAGGAGACCTGCCGGGCTTCAATGGGGCCGCTCCAAAGCAGAGCGGAAGACCTTTCGCCTCGTCGAGACCGGAGCGGACCTGATCGTCGCTTCAATGGGGCCGCTCCAAAGCAGAGCGGAAGACATGCGGCCCAGTGGTCGGTGGATGAGCCGCGTCGGAAAGCTTCAATGGGGCCGCTCCAAAGCAGAGCGGAAGACTTGACCGGCT
This region includes:
- a CDS encoding alkaline phosphatase family protein — translated: MAADRRKVLLIGWDAADWKVIHPLLDAGKMPGVQSLVEQGSMANLATLHPVLSPMLWTSIGTGKRPFKHGIYGFSEATPDRSGIQPITNLSRTTKALWNILTQQRRRSLVVGWWPSHPAEPIDGVMVSNNYHRAVGPLADGWPLPNGTVHPPQMASELAELRFHPDEIEASDLLPFIPRLGEIDQEKERRFVGVAKILSECTSIHGCATHLLETQDWDFAAIYYDALDHFSHLCMKFHPPRQKHIDERDFELYKDVVTAGYLYHDMMLRRLLALAGEDTTVILMSDHGFHPDHLRPAALPAEPAGPAMEHRDYGILVMRGPGIKQDHTLHGATLLDICPTVLTLMGLPVGQDMDGRPLLDAFERTPDVDSIPSWDDVEGHDGSHPPDRRLNAQESQEALEQLVALGYIDPPGPDREQALERTERELDYNLARAYMDAGRHGDAVPLLQSLYSKYPLEYRFGLQLAMCFRSLERIDELEQVVNDLHSRRHRDAELARQRLKEFIGVARTRRQQRRKAATNEAEENEPTTGGGDSQRSRQPLLTQKEWAQIQDLRGLARIDSFALDFLKGYVHLAKGDANKALECLLQAERSEVDRPGLHIQIGEAYLKLKRWSDAQRSFEKAASLDPVNAHVWLGLARSYLGRRRYRKAAAAALRTVGMMYHYPFAHYVLGVSLARIGRTDESVNALRIAATQNPNFSEAHLALARIYERRLGDSTSAKFHRERARSLRKEQKESRAGTVPIDVPEFSEDDVLSSFPPVPELDPATADNAEPIPRLLHAPVKSSQPESAESDEEIIVVSGLPRSGTSMMMQMLHAAGLPIFTDSVRSSDEDNPRGYYELDSVKRLREDAAWVSDARGRVLKVVTPLTPWLPQGFHYRVIMMQRNLAEIIASQGAMIDRNKDAAITPNDDVVKRALQRQTRQARQVMALHGIDVLNVTYADAIEKPLEVASSVCRFLSRDLDTRTMASVVDASLYRQRGSGVDPTAGEGTGTK
- a CDS encoding terminase gpA endonuclease subunit gives rise to the protein MGHDWRVPNVRGKRAVRHVLYNTNYWKSFVQARLAVAIGDRGCLSLFGQRAERHRLFAEHLTAEYRVRTEGRGRKVDEWKSRPSSRTTTGWTAWSAARWPRRFRNACCLDSIRHKVRHNLVIGSPRCKRSKRG
- a CDS encoding transposase, whose translation is MGRRPGERQQELWIATSCVAAPGHIFYDKLNRLLDEAGFDAFVEELCEPFYKQAGRRSIPPGRYFRMLLIGYFEGIDSQRGIAWRCSDSLSLRKFLFLAAGEDVPDHSSLTRVRHRLPLAVHEKVFEFVLEVARKKKLLKDGSLCVGVNATTLEANAAMKTIVRRDTGESWPEYVRRLMIEEGVIDEDDDPTDEELRRFDKDRSKGGKKKVSNEE
- a CDS encoding transposase — encoded protein: MKDGRTHLAYKAEHTVDLGSEQILSADVHHGTDSDTATIIDSIATAQRHVAAAGGEAAINEVAADKGYHSNTVLVDCQEAGVRTCIPERETGQRKWNDKPLEVEQAFRDNRLRVKRRKGRRLQRLRSELVEWTFAHVCETGGARRTWLRGLENVRKRYTIQAAGRNLGLVMRRLFGIGTPRSLQGAVVALCALILGLWGLLRRLETLRAAFGWQMANNARFVATYFGTTLRLAAV